One Maribacter cobaltidurans genomic window carries:
- a CDS encoding acyltransferase, translating into MKQIAFFFYKAVAIHLPKSTFFVIGPFGKFLRNFCARKMFAKCGDHINIEKGARFGRGENIVIGNYSGIGINAAIPDNTIIGNYVMMGPDCIIYHANHDFSDVNTPMCFQGHEPQRQTIIGNDVWIGGRVIITPGKKIGDGVIIAAGSVVTKDLEDYGIYGGNPAKLIRKRK; encoded by the coding sequence ATGAAACAAATTGCCTTTTTTTTCTATAAAGCAGTTGCTATTCATTTACCAAAATCAACATTTTTTGTCATTGGACCTTTTGGTAAATTTTTACGAAACTTTTGTGCTCGGAAAATGTTTGCCAAATGTGGAGACCATATAAATATTGAAAAAGGAGCTCGTTTTGGACGCGGGGAGAACATTGTAATCGGAAATTATTCAGGAATAGGCATTAATGCAGCAATACCCGACAATACAATTATTGGAAATTACGTCATGATGGGACCGGATTGTATTATCTACCATGCGAATCATGATTTCTCTGATGTGAATACACCTATGTGTTTTCAGGGACATGAACCTCAAAGACAAACTATAATTGGAAACGATGTTTGGATTGGTGGCAGAGTCATTATAACCCCAGGAAAAAAAATAGGAGATGGTGTCATTATTGCGGCGGGAAGTGTTGTCACAAAAGATTTGGAGGATTATGGAATATATGGAGGAAATCCGGCTAAACTTATTCGCAAAAGAAAATGA